The following are encoded in a window of Brevibacillus ruminantium genomic DNA:
- a CDS encoding Glu/Leu/Phe/Val dehydrogenase dimerization domain-containing protein, which translates to MNIFDYMQKYDYEQLVFCQDENSGLKAIICIHDTTLGPALGGTRMWPYKTEEEAIVDVLRLARGMTYKNAGAGLNIGGGKAVIIGDPRKDKSEELFRAFGRYIQGLNGRYITAEDVGTTVADMDMIHLETDYVTGVSPAFGSSGNPSPVTAYGVYRGMKAAAKQAFGSDDLSGRVVAVQGVGNVAYNLCRHLHEEGAHLIVTDINEENVNRAVNDFGAKAVGVDEIFGVDCDIFSPCALGAIVNDDTIPLFKAKVIAGAANNQLKEERHGDKIHEMGIVYAPDYIINAGGVINVADELQGYNRERALKKVETIYDSILKVFEIAERDGMPSYKAADRMAEERIASLAKSRSSFLQNGKSILQR; encoded by the coding sequence GCTTGTTTTTTGCCAGGATGAGAATTCTGGACTGAAAGCGATTATCTGCATACATGACACGACCTTGGGTCCTGCCCTCGGCGGAACGCGCATGTGGCCTTACAAAACAGAGGAAGAAGCAATCGTGGACGTGCTCCGTCTTGCCCGCGGAATGACCTATAAAAACGCCGGTGCCGGTTTGAACATCGGTGGCGGGAAAGCCGTGATTATCGGAGACCCGCGCAAAGACAAGAGCGAAGAGCTGTTCCGCGCATTTGGCCGTTATATCCAAGGCCTCAATGGCCGTTACATCACTGCAGAGGATGTAGGGACGACCGTTGCGGACATGGACATGATTCATCTGGAGACCGACTATGTGACTGGCGTATCTCCGGCGTTTGGTTCCAGCGGCAATCCTTCTCCAGTGACTGCTTACGGTGTTTATCGGGGGATGAAAGCGGCTGCGAAACAAGCTTTCGGCAGTGATGACCTCTCCGGCCGCGTGGTAGCGGTTCAAGGTGTTGGCAATGTGGCCTACAACCTCTGCCGCCATCTCCATGAAGAAGGCGCCCATTTGATCGTGACAGATATTAATGAAGAAAATGTAAATCGGGCAGTCAATGATTTCGGAGCAAAAGCAGTGGGTGTCGATGAAATCTTTGGTGTGGATTGCGATATCTTTTCTCCGTGCGCACTCGGTGCCATTGTCAACGACGACACGATTCCGCTGTTCAAAGCGAAAGTAATTGCAGGGGCAGCCAATAATCAGTTGAAAGAAGAAAGACATGGCGACAAGATTCACGAGATGGGCATCGTTTACGCCCCTGATTACATCATCAACGCTGGCGGCGTCATCAATGTGGCGGATGAACTACAAGGCTACAACCGCGAGCGCGCGTTAAAAAAGGTAGAGACCATCTACGACAGCATCCTGAAAGTATTTGAAATCGCTGAGCGCGATGGCATGCCGTCCTACAAGGCTGCTGACCGTATGGCAGAAGAGCGGATTGCCAGCCTGGCCAAATCGAGAAGCTCCTTTTTGCAAAACGGCAAATCGATTTTGCAACGGTAA